A section of the Paenibacillus odorifer genome encodes:
- the pnuC gene encoding nicotinamide riboside transporter PnuC, translated as MKKVAGSWNLFEITWLVLFTSIAVGFTVITKDSLFGFTVFITGVLCVVLAAKGNLMSYVFGMYNTVGYAYLVYINGLFGEVMLNLLFFVPMNVIGFYMWKSNRQEDGRLTMRQMDLRRLLLVGMVCVIGCLLLGFGLSFIPGQNSPYIDATTTVLSVGATFLMVRRFKEQWLVYIVLNLFTVLLWVIRMLEGSGEGLLMIVMWSAYLVNAVYGYYIWNKGAKEVAA; from the coding sequence ATGAAAAAGGTGGCGGGTAGCTGGAATCTGTTCGAAATTACGTGGTTGGTACTGTTTACCTCAATCGCTGTCGGGTTTACGGTGATAACAAAGGACTCTTTATTCGGATTTACGGTTTTTATTACTGGGGTGTTATGCGTGGTGCTTGCGGCGAAGGGCAACCTGATGAGCTATGTTTTCGGCATGTACAATACAGTCGGTTACGCTTATTTGGTCTATATTAACGGTTTGTTTGGAGAGGTTATGCTCAATCTGCTATTCTTCGTTCCAATGAATGTCATTGGCTTCTACATGTGGAAAAGTAATCGGCAAGAAGACGGTAGGCTGACCATGAGGCAGATGGATCTTAGAAGACTGCTCCTCGTTGGGATGGTCTGTGTAATCGGCTGCTTGCTCCTCGGATTTGGTCTTTCGTTCATTCCGGGACAGAACTCGCCTTACATCGATGCTACTACGACGGTGCTGTCTGTTGGGGCGACCTTCTTAATGGTTAGAAGATTCAAGGAACAATGGCTGGTCTATATCGTGCTAAATCTCTTTACGGTGCTATTGTGGGTGATTCGTATGCTGGAGGGTAGCGGAGAAGGCCTGCTGATGATCGTGATGTGGAGCGCGTATCTGGTCAACGCAGTATACGGGTACTATATTTGGAATAAAGGGGCTAAGGAGGTGGCGGCATGA
- a CDS encoding ABC transporter permease, with the protein MSVSSSRKITQILGAELDKLVTLPLIGLTLMVTFILNLGLAAAFTSVDLQEAAGTQNILNTGLSSMGYLQAGFIILGILTTCSEYTGGQIRTTLTTIPWRGFQLSTKYLALAIITIPAASITTASGVLYTFIMMKDTAVVIEIDEMIKSLAGATGYLTLTTLLSAAIGALLRRTTPALVVLLGYYFIVSPLSKDFLHNTKYFFPDTAGYYMFMPPSSDEINVLTPMEGTGISMLWTLVFITAAIVFYRKRDA; encoded by the coding sequence ATGAGTGTCTCATCTAGTAGAAAGATAACACAAATCCTTGGTGCTGAACTGGATAAATTAGTTACATTACCATTGATAGGGCTCACTCTTATGGTTACATTCATACTTAATTTAGGTTTAGCCGCAGCTTTTACTTCTGTTGATCTACAAGAGGCAGCAGGAACGCAAAATATACTGAATACAGGACTTTCTTCTATGGGATATCTTCAAGCAGGGTTTATTATTCTTGGTATATTAACTACTTGTTCGGAGTATACAGGGGGACAGATTCGAACTACTTTAACTACGATACCTTGGCGAGGGTTTCAATTATCCACGAAGTATTTGGCCTTGGCCATTATAACCATTCCTGCGGCGTCTATTACTACTGCATCAGGTGTGCTATATACCTTTATCATGATGAAAGACACAGCAGTAGTGATTGAAATAGACGAAATGATAAAATCATTAGCAGGTGCAACAGGCTATCTAACTTTAACCACACTTCTCAGTGCAGCTATAGGTGCTTTATTAAGACGAACTACTCCTGCTTTAGTGGTACTGCTTGGCTATTACTTCATTGTCAGTCCATTGTCGAAAGATTTTCTACACAATACTAAATATTTTTTTCCAGATACAGCAGGTTATTATATGTTTATGCCGCCTTCCTCCGATGAAATAAATGTCCTTACACCAATGGAAGGGACAGGTATTTCCATGTTATGGACACTGGTCTTTATTACAGCAGCCATTGTATTTTACCGTAAACGAGATGCCTAA
- a CDS encoding ABC transporter permease: protein MRAFNAELSKLISLPGIWLALLIGAFAPAAIAALDSIAQKEEIIAGVSTRLSEVGYIGLALGVQGVIILGVLAVSSEYLTESSESGGGQQITTSLTVVSSRIHFLLAKAGAVTVISILLCIAAIMTTVSATHLILGEYAPAFEWSRLIGAVCYWTFTALLALGITFLTKNGIIPLAVLIINSSVVSFSVLLYRVTKLAFYLPDRAGAEMFMFTDNTSTGSLFDGFHTPFTGGLVMFAWVVVVFIVAAIVFHRRDVAA, encoded by the coding sequence ATGAGGGCATTCAACGCGGAACTATCTAAATTGATCTCCCTGCCAGGCATTTGGCTAGCCTTACTTATTGGAGCATTTGCTCCGGCGGCCATTGCTGCTTTGGACAGCATAGCACAAAAAGAGGAGATTATAGCTGGAGTTAGCACACGGCTATCGGAAGTTGGCTATATCGGGTTAGCTCTTGGTGTGCAAGGTGTTATTATTCTTGGTGTGCTAGCTGTTAGCAGTGAGTATTTGACAGAGAGCAGTGAATCTGGTGGAGGACAACAGATTACAACGAGTTTAACTGTTGTTTCATCCCGAATTCATTTTTTGCTGGCAAAAGCAGGTGCTGTGACTGTGATCAGCATACTGCTTTGTATTGCTGCTATTATGACAACTGTGTCAGCAACGCATCTTATTCTTGGTGAATATGCCCCTGCATTTGAATGGTCCAGACTTATCGGTGCAGTTTGTTACTGGACATTTACTGCTCTTCTAGCACTTGGGATTACTTTTCTAACTAAGAATGGCATCATCCCGCTTGCTGTGCTCATAATAAATTCATCCGTTGTATCATTTAGTGTCCTGTTGTATAGGGTTACAAAGTTGGCGTTTTACTTACCAGATAGGGCTGGCGCTGAAATGTTTATGTTTACGGACAACACGTCCACAGGCAGTTTATTCGACGGGTTTCACACCCCCTTCACAGGCGGTTTAGTCATGTTTGCCTGGGTAGTCGTTGTTTTCATTGTTGCAGCTATTGTATTCCATAGGAGGGACGTTGCAGCATGA
- a CDS encoding TetR/AcrR family transcriptional regulator translates to MLLIARTKEFNKDQALHQAMLLFWKKGYEAASIPDLLEVMGISRSSLYDTFSDKQTLYTDALEHYKKGNFNKQAILEQASSVRDGILQFFEYHIASAYDTSLPGGCFVTNVATTLESPDEKINELIKTSFLELEQAFCDLLEKGQQRGEIDKTTDIKVLSYLLLNLHQSINIMAKADQHPERAKEMISFVIAGI, encoded by the coding sequence GTGTTACTTATCGCTAGGACAAAAGAATTTAACAAAGATCAAGCGCTGCATCAAGCCATGCTGTTGTTTTGGAAAAAAGGATACGAAGCGGCTAGCATACCAGATTTACTAGAAGTGATGGGCATTAGCAGATCCAGCCTTTACGATACGTTTTCCGACAAGCAAACCTTGTATACAGATGCCCTTGAGCATTATAAAAAGGGGAATTTCAATAAGCAGGCTATTCTTGAACAGGCATCAAGCGTTAGAGATGGAATTCTTCAATTTTTTGAGTATCACATTGCTTCAGCATACGATACCAGCCTGCCGGGCGGATGTTTTGTTACGAATGTAGCTACAACATTGGAGTCGCCAGATGAAAAAATTAATGAGTTGATAAAGACTAGTTTTTTGGAATTAGAGCAAGCTTTTTGTGACCTTTTAGAAAAGGGCCAGCAACGGGGAGAAATTGATAAAACGACTGATATCAAAGTGTTATCTTATTTATTGCTGAATTTACATCAAAGCATAAATATTATGGCCAAAGCAGATCAGCACCCGGAACGTGCAAAAGAGATGATTAGCTTTGTAATTGCAGGAATCTAA
- a CDS encoding AAA family ATPase, translating into MKTLGLTLGKFAPLHKGHQFMIETALQEVDELILVIYETTVTPIPLHVRANWIRRLYPEVRVIEAWDGPDGYSDDREHEIREEQYILGLLNGEQVTHFYSSEFYGKHMSLSLGAIDRRVDEARERVPISATMVRSNPYKYREFVSDIVYRDLITKVVFVGAMSTGKSTITEALARRYCTTFANEYGRDYWTEHQVDRRIGLEAFDEIAVGHIEREEQAILEANRVLFVDTNAITTYMFALDYHGRAPELLTRIALENAQRYDLFFLCADDIPYDDTWDRSGDQKRHVFHKQIIADLKERRIPYITLRGSLEERIRKVDEVLAKFEPYGNYFGELNG; encoded by the coding sequence ATGAAAACGCTTGGACTAACACTGGGGAAGTTTGCCCCGCTGCATAAAGGCCATCAGTTCATGATCGAGACGGCACTACAAGAAGTCGATGAATTGATCTTGGTCATTTACGAAACGACGGTCACCCCGATCCCGCTTCATGTCCGGGCAAATTGGATTCGCAGGCTCTATCCGGAAGTCCGGGTAATCGAGGCTTGGGACGGTCCGGACGGGTATTCGGATGACAGGGAGCATGAGATTCGGGAAGAACAGTATATACTCGGTTTGCTGAACGGAGAGCAAGTAACGCATTTTTACTCGAGCGAGTTCTACGGCAAACATATGAGTCTCTCTTTGGGTGCAATAGACCGGCGGGTGGATGAAGCCCGAGAGCGGGTTCCGATCTCAGCGACGATGGTCCGTTCCAATCCATATAAGTACAGGGAGTTCGTAAGTGATATCGTGTACCGGGATTTGATCACGAAAGTGGTGTTCGTTGGAGCGATGTCGACGGGGAAGTCGACGATCACCGAAGCGCTGGCACGGCGATATTGCACGACGTTCGCGAACGAATACGGACGCGATTATTGGACCGAACATCAGGTGGACCGCCGAATCGGCTTGGAAGCGTTCGATGAAATCGCGGTGGGTCATATCGAGCGCGAAGAACAGGCAATACTTGAGGCGAACCGGGTTCTGTTCGTCGATACCAATGCGATCACGACGTATATGTTCGCCCTGGATTACCACGGCCGGGCCCCAGAGCTGTTAACCCGGATCGCTCTTGAGAATGCGCAACGTTATGATCTGTTCTTCCTATGCGCTGACGATATTCCTTACGACGATACTTGGGACCGCAGTGGGGATCAGAAGCGGCATGTGTTTCATAAACAGATTATCGCGGATTTGAAGGAGCGGCGGATCCCCTATATTACGCTGCGGGGGAGCCTGGAGGAACGTATTCGCAAGGTTGATGAAGTGTTGGCAAAGTTCGAGCCCTACGGCAACTATTTCGGAGAGCTGAACGGTTAA
- a CDS encoding NUDIX hydrolase: MFQYNVCFLKSDDRILMLNREKPPIMGVWNGVGGKNEVGENADDGAKREVLEETGIKVSKYYSKGIITWDKNGEEKDGLYLYLFEVDKNLGNQPIQITREGILDWKQIDWILNPSNLGIAEMVAQYLPVLLEKEGDYLFKYKDGIVNLIE, from the coding sequence GTGTTTCAATATAATGTGTGTTTTTTAAAGAGTGACGACCGTATCTTAATGTTGAATCGTGAAAAACCACCAATTATGGGCGTGTGGAACGGTGTTGGCGGTAAAAATGAAGTAGGCGAAAATGCTGATGATGGTGCAAAACGTGAAGTATTAGAAGAAACGGGTATTAAAGTAAGCAAATACTATTCAAAAGGTATCATTACCTGGGATAAAAATGGCGAGGAAAAAGATGGATTGTATCTGTACTTATTCGAAGTAGATAAGAATTTAGGAAATCAGCCCATACAAATAACGAGAGAAGGTATTCTCGATTGGAAACAAATTGATTGGATATTGAACCCAAGTAATTTAGGAATTGCTGAAATGGTAGCTCAATATTTACCTGTTCTCTTAGAAAAAGAGGGTGATTATTTATTTAAGTATAAAGACGGAATAGTAAACCTTATAGAGTGA
- a CDS encoding alpha/beta hydrolase, translating into MSNETRILPELREVYSQFPGFELEKNLEWSRSLVSAASVKGSEHVNTTSRKIPRDGGEMLVKIYEPAGRTNDLLPAMLWIHGGGYVLGHPDMDDELCERFVQTAECIVVSVDYRLAPEHPYPAAIEDCYAGLVWMTEEAALLGIDVNRVAIAGASGGGGLTAALALMARDKGGPSLIFQMPLYPMLDNRNITPSSHEITEAGAIWNRTDNIAAWNMYLGEESVGRGESTYAVPSRAENLAGLPPAYTCIGQLDLFRDETMEYVARLAQAGVDVEFHLYPGCFHLFEIFAPETEVSQRAVQGYMDAMARALHPN; encoded by the coding sequence ATGAGTAATGAAACACGTATACTACCAGAATTAAGAGAGGTTTATTCACAATTTCCTGGGTTTGAATTGGAGAAGAATTTAGAGTGGAGCAGGAGCTTAGTGTCAGCTGCATCCGTGAAAGGATCAGAGCATGTAAACACAACCAGTCGTAAAATCCCGAGGGATGGAGGCGAGATGCTGGTGAAAATTTATGAACCTGCCGGGCGAACGAATGACTTGTTACCTGCCATGCTATGGATTCACGGGGGCGGATACGTGTTAGGACATCCGGATATGGACGACGAATTATGCGAACGTTTTGTTCAGACAGCTGAATGTATTGTCGTATCGGTTGATTATAGGCTTGCTCCCGAGCATCCTTATCCGGCGGCGATCGAAGATTGTTATGCTGGATTGGTATGGATGACGGAGGAGGCAGCCTTGCTTGGCATTGATGTGAATCGGGTTGCAATTGCCGGTGCTAGCGGTGGCGGCGGACTGACAGCAGCGCTCGCGCTGATGGCGCGTGATAAAGGAGGACCCTCTCTTATTTTCCAAATGCCATTATATCCGATGCTTGACAACCGTAACATCACACCGTCCAGTCATGAGATCACAGAAGCAGGCGCAATCTGGAACCGAACAGACAACATAGCAGCTTGGAACATGTACCTGGGCGAGGAGAGCGTTGGCAGAGGAGAATCTACTTATGCAGTACCCTCGAGAGCGGAGAACTTGGCAGGTTTGCCGCCAGCCTATACTTGTATAGGTCAGCTCGATCTATTCCGAGACGAGACAATGGAGTATGTGGCACGACTTGCACAAGCAGGTGTAGATGTTGAATTCCACCTGTATCCTGGTTGTTTTCACCTTTTCGAAATTTTCGCTCCAGAAACAGAAGTGAGTCAGCGCGCTGTTCAGGGCTATATGGATGCGATGGCCCGGGCACTTCACCCTAACTAA
- a CDS encoding ABC transporter ATP-binding protein has protein sequence MLWLLTINNLVKHRGTVEILSGISFKARPGRVTGFLGPNGAGKSSTLRILLGLDRATSGSALINGKPFAELHNPLATVGAALDGFGAHRMRTGRAHLRWIARAAGLSNSRVEEVLEIVGLTNAAGKRVGKYSLGMGRRLGIAAALLGDPKILILDEPVNGLDPEGIRWIRTFLRERAKSGNTVLLSSHLMGELAETVDDVVIIKHGTIVADGTLEEVIGNYSTLEEAFFALTSENAGDVV, from the coding sequence GTGTTATGGTTGCTTACAATTAATAACTTAGTCAAACATCGCGGAACTGTGGAAATCTTATCAGGTATCAGTTTTAAAGCTAGACCTGGTAGAGTAACTGGTTTTTTAGGTCCAAATGGGGCAGGTAAAAGCTCTACGCTTCGTATCCTGCTTGGGTTAGATCGTGCCACCTCAGGGAGTGCCCTAATCAATGGAAAGCCATTCGCAGAACTACATAATCCTCTAGCAACAGTAGGTGCTGCACTTGATGGATTTGGAGCTCATCGTATGCGAACAGGACGGGCACACTTGCGTTGGATTGCTCGTGCCGCAGGATTGTCTAACTCACGTGTCGAGGAAGTTTTGGAAATAGTAGGTCTTACTAATGCCGCTGGAAAAAGAGTTGGGAAGTATTCTCTTGGTATGGGGAGAAGACTTGGAATTGCAGCTGCGCTGCTTGGTGATCCAAAAATATTGATTTTAGATGAGCCTGTAAACGGGCTCGACCCAGAAGGAATTCGTTGGATTCGGACATTTTTACGTGAACGTGCTAAGTCTGGAAATACGGTGTTATTATCCAGTCATCTAATGGGAGAGCTTGCAGAGACCGTTGATGATGTGGTGATTATTAAGCATGGAACCATCGTTGCAGATGGAACTTTGGAAGAAGTAATAGGTAACTATTCCACGCTGGAGGAAGCCTTTTTTGCCCTGACATCTGAAAATGCAGGTGATGTTGTATGA
- a CDS encoding ADP-ribosylglycohydrolase family protein gives MWDKIKGGLYGLLIGDALGVPYEFRSAEQLPPLKHIEFTPPVGFQPTYRDVPAGTWSDDGAQALCLLESLIDKGTLELTDFADKLVDWYHEGRWAVAQQVFDIGIQTSRTLTTYYHGMSPYESGNTVPDGKGNGALMRVLPLALWHKGTDEQLVQNAHTQCLVTHGHICNQVCCALYVLIARELLQKQDFNLCYRTALSKLRKIYQQMPEHERELEENIQPDKVFYGEGSGYVVDSLFSACMILQTCTSYENAVKRAVALGNDTDTTACITGGLAGIRYGYEHIPQRWINQLRETDLVDQLLLRLQSA, from the coding sequence ATGTGGGATAAAATTAAGGGTGGGCTTTACGGCTTATTGATTGGAGATGCTCTTGGTGTCCCCTATGAATTCAGATCAGCGGAGCAGCTCCCACCTCTGAAGCATATTGAGTTTACTCCTCCTGTGGGCTTTCAGCCCACCTACCGAGATGTCCCTGCAGGCACCTGGTCGGATGATGGTGCGCAGGCACTATGTCTGCTGGAGAGTCTGATCGATAAAGGTACACTGGAGCTAACTGATTTTGCAGACAAATTGGTCGATTGGTATCACGAAGGTAGATGGGCAGTAGCCCAACAAGTTTTTGATATTGGGATACAAACCAGTCGTACGCTGACTACTTATTACCATGGAATGTCCCCTTACGAGAGTGGCAATACGGTTCCTGATGGGAAAGGGAATGGAGCGCTGATGCGCGTGCTACCACTTGCCTTGTGGCATAAAGGAACAGACGAGCAGCTCGTTCAAAACGCACATACTCAATGCCTTGTAACTCATGGACATATCTGTAATCAGGTATGTTGTGCCTTGTATGTGTTAATTGCACGTGAACTGTTGCAAAAGCAAGACTTCAATCTGTGCTACCGAACTGCTCTTAGCAAGCTTCGAAAGATCTACCAGCAGATGCCTGAGCATGAACGGGAGCTTGAAGAGAACATTCAGCCTGATAAAGTATTCTATGGCGAAGGATCTGGTTATGTCGTGGATTCCTTGTTCAGTGCATGTATGATCCTCCAAACCTGCACTTCCTACGAAAATGCCGTCAAACGAGCAGTTGCCTTAGGCAACGACACGGATACAACGGCCTGTATCACAGGCGGTCTTGCCGGAATCCGATATGGCTATGAGCATATCCCTCAGCGCTGGATCAACCAGCTGCGAGAGACAGATCTGGTTGATCAACTGCTGCTCCGTCTTCAATCTGCATGA
- a CDS encoding LLM class flavin-dependent oxidoreductase — translation MEIGVTSFIETKPDTETGVVMSHAQRLREVVEEIVLADQVGLDVFGIGEHHREDYAASSPAVVLSAAAPLTKRIRLTSAVTVLSSADPVRVFQDFATLDGLSNGRAEIIAGRGSFVESFPLFGYDLHDYEDLFNENIELLLKIRESEKVTWSGGHRSAINNLGVYPRPVQHSLPVWIGSGGTQESAVRAGLLGLPLVLAIIGGNPTNFAPLVQLYKKAAAHAGHDVSRLQVGSHSIGFVAEDTEQAAELFFPSTQYGMNKLGKERGWAYYDRSSYDAARRFDGALYVGDPETVAQKIIHLRKHVGITRFMMYVPLSTMPHELVMRAIELLGTEVAPRVREEIAKWEAQMG, via the coding sequence ATGGAAATAGGTGTTACTTCGTTCATAGAAACAAAGCCAGATACTGAGACCGGAGTTGTGATGAGTCACGCACAACGATTACGTGAAGTCGTCGAAGAAATCGTCCTTGCGGATCAGGTAGGACTAGATGTGTTTGGCATAGGTGAACATCATCGTGAAGATTATGCAGCTTCATCACCAGCAGTGGTGTTATCTGCTGCGGCCCCCCTAACAAAGCGGATTCGATTGACGAGTGCTGTGACGGTCCTTTCATCAGCTGATCCTGTCCGTGTGTTTCAGGATTTTGCCACGCTGGACGGCTTATCCAATGGACGTGCCGAGATTATAGCGGGCCGGGGTTCCTTTGTTGAATCTTTTCCGCTTTTTGGTTATGACCTGCATGACTATGAGGATTTATTTAATGAAAACATTGAGCTGCTTCTGAAAATACGGGAATCTGAGAAAGTAACATGGAGTGGAGGACATCGATCAGCGATAAATAATCTGGGTGTATACCCGCGCCCTGTTCAGCACTCTTTACCCGTATGGATTGGTAGCGGCGGTACTCAGGAGTCTGCCGTACGTGCAGGACTTCTGGGTCTGCCATTAGTCCTGGCGATTATCGGTGGAAACCCAACCAATTTTGCGCCGCTTGTACAACTGTATAAAAAGGCGGCAGCTCATGCCGGACATGATGTTTCGCGGCTTCAGGTAGGTTCACATTCCATTGGATTTGTTGCAGAAGATACGGAACAGGCGGCAGAACTCTTTTTTCCGTCTACCCAGTACGGTATGAATAAGCTCGGTAAAGAACGGGGGTGGGCGTACTATGATCGTTCCAGCTATGATGCTGCCCGACGCTTTGATGGTGCGCTGTATGTAGGGGATCCGGAAACAGTCGCCCAAAAAATTATCCATCTGCGTAAGCATGTAGGGATTACACGATTCATGATGTATGTTCCCTTAAGTACGATGCCGCATGAGTTGGTTATGCGGGCTATAGAACTGCTCGGTACAGAGGTTGCGCCGCGAGTACGAGAGGAAATTGCCAAGTGGGAAGCTCAAATGGGATAA
- a CDS encoding DUF6138 family protein → MNAAVQRFLNDVWSEMMTIYNKETIRINEFIGNRPLQAGIKDYLQVAWREGKIHIDVEEPLDWTDSSYEIEAGPYIAELTDELIRSELYPALCKRVEELFLSDKLGPRFFDYRFQIVLSFEMEDEDLTLCVHLVNEEKLNELRQSLQKFITSKIMSDLPVLPSVDDQFFFSHHLMNPDLLKQEENAVGPLIERLSDKLRSNRGRLDEWTGQYTSAMDDWIQNVFLPRHFVRTGSFRMDWIPKENMALMDPNADQLSFFVYTALQIGKTKPDIREQYLKLAVQLGSKRAAEYIQGGSGKFTPVYKGTRVEVDNNDVTQSIEIRILTEEETAYGEALDHITELLQQGFPKEYYLKLKSKQKNYLPLKKMAKSGLHQFFAGALAYPALYPKLAAYANIAMEPFAWYKDTNPGEKSVMPGTYAVLGLGLYSKEYFSLISRYMEMVDTEHQMIQDGYAEAFIDAHGVEAELIPVLVDILLAGNEEARSVKNFVIDRVELAEVLLQEVSPKEIYEREQVLYRIFGSRAKLEKAVKSEQTEHELRVILSELLTLISC, encoded by the coding sequence ATGAACGCAGCAGTACAGAGGTTTTTAAACGATGTGTGGAGCGAGATGATGACCATATATAACAAAGAGACTATAAGAATAAATGAATTCATAGGCAATCGTCCGCTTCAGGCTGGGATAAAGGATTATCTCCAAGTAGCTTGGCGTGAAGGAAAAATACATATTGATGTTGAAGAACCGCTTGATTGGACGGACAGCTCTTATGAAATCGAAGCAGGTCCTTATATCGCCGAGCTCACGGATGAATTAATTAGATCTGAACTTTACCCGGCATTATGCAAGAGAGTGGAGGAGCTTTTTTTATCAGATAAACTAGGTCCTCGTTTTTTTGATTACCGATTCCAGATCGTACTTTCCTTTGAAATGGAGGACGAAGACTTAACGCTTTGCGTGCATCTGGTAAACGAAGAGAAGCTGAACGAACTCCGCCAATCATTACAGAAGTTTATAACATCCAAAATCATGTCTGATCTTCCGGTATTGCCGAGTGTTGATGACCAGTTTTTCTTTTCTCATCACTTGATGAATCCTGATCTTTTGAAGCAGGAAGAGAATGCGGTTGGCCCATTAATAGAGCGTTTGTCCGACAAGCTCAGAAGTAATAGGGGACGCTTAGACGAATGGACTGGCCAGTATACTTCGGCTATGGATGATTGGATTCAGAATGTTTTTCTTCCTCGCCATTTTGTGCGTACAGGCAGCTTTAGAATGGATTGGATACCTAAAGAGAATATGGCGCTTATGGATCCGAATGCAGATCAACTTTCCTTTTTTGTATATACCGCTCTGCAAATTGGAAAAACGAAACCGGACATCCGGGAACAATATTTGAAACTTGCTGTCCAGCTTGGTTCAAAACGCGCAGCGGAGTATATTCAGGGGGGAAGCGGGAAATTCACTCCAGTATATAAAGGAACCCGTGTTGAAGTTGATAATAATGATGTAACCCAGAGCATTGAAATCCGGATTTTGACCGAGGAGGAAACAGCTTATGGAGAAGCATTAGATCACATTACCGAATTGCTGCAGCAAGGATTTCCGAAGGAATATTACCTGAAGCTTAAAAGCAAACAAAAGAACTATCTTCCTCTAAAAAAAATGGCTAAATCAGGTCTTCATCAGTTTTTTGCTGGTGCACTCGCATATCCGGCTCTATATCCTAAGCTAGCTGCGTATGCGAATATTGCTATGGAGCCCTTTGCGTGGTACAAGGACACAAATCCGGGTGAAAAGTCGGTCATGCCTGGTACCTATGCTGTACTCGGATTAGGATTGTATAGCAAGGAATATTTTTCACTCATCTCTCGTTATATGGAGATGGTAGATACGGAGCACCAAATGATACAAGACGGCTATGCGGAGGCCTTTATTGATGCGCACGGTGTAGAGGCTGAGCTTATACCAGTCCTAGTAGACATTCTGCTAGCAGGAAATGAGGAAGCAAGATCTGTCAAAAACTTCGTGATCGATCGGGTCGAGCTAGCAGAAGTGCTGCTTCAAGAGGTGTCGCCTAAAGAAATATATGAACGGGAGCAGGTTCTATACCGGATATTCGGAAGTCGAGCAAAGCTGGAAAAAGCCGTGAAGTCAGAGCAGACGGAGCATGAGCTTAGAGTTATTCTATCAGAGCTGCTGACTCTTATAAGTTGCTGA
- a CDS encoding NAD(P)-dependent oxidoreductase: MKVSFIGLGNMGLPMAQNLLKAGYELVIFNRTPEKVEPLMKQGARYAKTPLEAVKESNLVITMLSDDAALKEVVEGPNGVLNGLSENGIHISASTISVDLARKLSVSHAERKQHFVSATVMGRPDAAKEAKLRIILAGPEQARQRVLPVLTAMSQEIVEIGDHGEEGNVVKIGVNFLIASMLEALSEVQLMVEKHGIDSSQFMNVVNALFQSPIYQNYGAIMSEQRFEPAGFKMKLGLKDVALAIEAAKSVQTPLPLGQLIHHHLSEGIANGYGELDWTALIRCLEHSS; this comes from the coding sequence ATGAAAGTATCGTTTATTGGGCTTGGAAATATGGGGCTCCCAATGGCCCAAAATCTATTGAAAGCGGGTTATGAATTAGTCATCTTTAATCGGACCCCTGAAAAAGTTGAACCCTTAATGAAACAGGGAGCACGATATGCCAAAACACCGCTAGAGGCAGTGAAAGAAAGCAATCTTGTAATTACCATGCTTTCTGATGATGCTGCTTTGAAGGAGGTCGTCGAGGGACCGAATGGTGTACTGAATGGATTATCGGAAAATGGAATTCACATCTCTGCCAGTACAATCAGCGTAGATCTGGCTCGAAAATTATCCGTCTCGCATGCGGAGCGAAAGCAACACTTTGTGTCTGCCACGGTGATGGGGCGCCCAGATGCCGCTAAAGAAGCTAAATTGCGTATTATTTTAGCTGGTCCGGAACAAGCAAGACAACGGGTACTTCCCGTTTTAACAGCAATGAGTCAAGAGATAGTAGAGATTGGGGATCACGGCGAAGAAGGGAACGTTGTAAAAATTGGCGTTAACTTTCTAATTGCTTCAATGCTGGAAGCTTTGTCGGAAGTGCAGCTAATGGTAGAAAAGCACGGTATTGATTCGTCCCAATTTATGAATGTTGTAAATGCTCTTTTTCAGTCTCCAATATATCAGAACTATGGAGCGATCATGAGCGAACAGCGCTTTGAACCGGCCGGTTTTAAAATGAAGCTTGGGTTAAAAGATGTTGCATTGGCTATTGAGGCAGCGAAGTCCGTTCAAACTCCTCTACCTTTAGGTCAGCTTATCCACCATCACTTGTCTGAAGGAATTGCCAATGGTTATGGTGAGTTGGATTGGACGGCTTTAATCCGTTGTCTTGAGCATTCTTCTTAA